Proteins encoded by one window of Mycolicibacterium cosmeticum:
- the panB gene encoding 3-methyl-2-oxobutanoate hydroxymethyltransferase: MSEQSVYGATTTSTATPRTKVRTHHLQKWKAEGHKWAMLTAYDFSTARIFDDAGIPVLLVGDSAANVVYGYDTTVRVTVDELIPLVSAVVRGAEHALVVADLPFGSYESSPAQALATATRFMKETGAHAVKLEGGERVAEQIATLTQAGIPVIAHIGFTPQSVNSLGGYRVQGRGDAGDQTIHDAIAVAEAGAVAVVLEMVPAELATQITGKLTIPTIGIGAGPNCDAQVLVWQDMAGLTSGKTAKFVKKFAQIGDVLRSAATQYADEVAAGVFPAQEHSY, translated from the coding sequence ATGTCTGAGCAGTCTGTCTATGGTGCGACCACCACGAGCACTGCCACCCCGCGGACCAAGGTCCGCACCCATCACCTGCAGAAGTGGAAGGCCGAAGGCCATAAGTGGGCCATGCTCACCGCCTACGACTTCTCCACCGCCCGCATCTTCGACGACGCAGGCATTCCGGTGCTGCTGGTCGGCGACTCGGCCGCCAACGTCGTGTACGGCTATGACACCACGGTGCGGGTCACCGTCGACGAGCTCATCCCGCTGGTGAGCGCCGTCGTCCGCGGTGCCGAGCATGCCCTGGTGGTGGCGGATCTGCCGTTCGGTAGCTACGAGTCCAGCCCGGCTCAGGCCCTGGCGACGGCGACCCGGTTCATGAAGGAGACCGGCGCCCACGCGGTGAAGCTGGAGGGCGGCGAGCGGGTGGCCGAGCAGATCGCCACACTGACCCAGGCCGGGATCCCGGTCATCGCGCACATCGGCTTCACCCCGCAGAGCGTCAACAGCCTGGGCGGGTACCGGGTCCAGGGCCGCGGTGACGCCGGCGACCAGACCATCCACGACGCGATCGCGGTGGCCGAGGCCGGTGCGGTGGCGGTGGTGCTGGAGATGGTGCCCGCCGAGCTGGCCACTCAGATCACCGGCAAACTGACCATCCCCACCATCGGCATCGGCGCGGGCCCCAACTGCGACGCCCAGGTGCTGGTGTGGCAGGACATGGCCGGGCTGACCTCGGGCAAGACCGCGAAGTTCGTCAAGAAGTTCGCCCAGATCGGCGACGTACTGCGCAGCGCCGCAACGCAATACGCCGACGAGGTGGCCGCCGGGGTCTTCCCGGCGCAGGAGCACTCCTACTAG
- a CDS encoding enoyl-CoA hydratase/isomerase family protein: MTEFETLTFTQSGPVTSIVLNRPDAANGMNDTMTRDLAAAATLCDTAGTKVVTLTGAGRFFCAGGDLKAMAAAPDPGVFVKGIADDLHRAMSTFARMDAVLITAVNGVAAGAGFSLGVSGDLVLAAESASFTMAYTKAGLSPDGGASYVLPRLVGLRRTQDLMITNRVLTAPEALAWGLVTEVVPDAELPQWLEALAAKVAAGARGSNASVKKLLLNTYSAGYETQLEQEARHIAANASAPDGREGVAAFLGKRAPEFS, encoded by the coding sequence ATGACCGAATTCGAGACGCTGACGTTCACCCAGTCCGGGCCCGTCACCAGCATCGTGCTGAACCGGCCGGACGCGGCCAACGGGATGAACGACACGATGACCCGCGACCTGGCCGCCGCGGCCACGCTGTGCGATACCGCGGGCACCAAGGTGGTCACCCTGACCGGCGCGGGACGGTTCTTCTGCGCCGGCGGCGATCTCAAGGCGATGGCCGCCGCGCCCGATCCGGGGGTGTTCGTCAAGGGCATCGCCGACGACCTGCACCGCGCGATGTCGACCTTCGCCAGGATGGACGCCGTACTGATCACCGCCGTCAACGGTGTGGCCGCCGGCGCCGGGTTCTCGCTGGGCGTCTCGGGGGATCTGGTGCTGGCGGCCGAATCGGCGTCGTTCACCATGGCCTACACCAAGGCCGGCCTGAGCCCGGACGGCGGCGCGTCCTACGTGTTGCCGCGCCTGGTGGGTCTGCGTCGCACCCAGGATCTGATGATCACCAACCGGGTACTCACGGCGCCCGAGGCGCTGGCCTGGGGTCTGGTCACCGAGGTGGTGCCCGACGCCGAGCTGCCGCAGTGGCTGGAAGCGCTGGCCGCCAAGGTGGCTGCCGGTGCGCGCGGATCCAACGCCTCGGTCAAGAAGCTGTTGCTGAACACCTACTCCGCCGGGTACGAGACCCAGCTGGAGCAGGAGGCGCGCCATATCGCTGCGAATGCCTCCGCTCCGGACGGCAGAGAAGGTGTCGCGGCGTTCCTGGGCAAGCGTGCCCCGGAATTCTCCTAG
- a CDS encoding helix-turn-helix domain-containing protein — translation MSTDGRGRPRLEQPRRPGHTPRDEILDAAAELFTEHGYANTSTRRIADAVGMRQASLYHHFATKDDILDALLAGTVEAPLRLAAELDGEGGPAAGQLYTLIVADVTQLCGSRWNLGALYLLPELRVDRFGQFRRRRAELRERYRVLAATVIAEYAGPADADDLPFRLAESTINRRSDDGACPPDQPWISADGALRTLGYDGDFAVLRAAAETRLALQTAAAT, via the coding sequence ATGAGCACCGATGGCCGTGGACGTCCGAGGCTCGAGCAACCCCGCAGGCCGGGGCACACCCCGCGCGACGAGATCCTCGACGCCGCGGCGGAACTGTTCACCGAGCACGGATACGCCAACACCTCCACCCGGCGGATCGCCGACGCCGTCGGGATGCGGCAGGCCTCGCTCTATCACCACTTCGCCACCAAGGACGACATCCTGGACGCGCTGCTGGCGGGCACGGTGGAGGCGCCCCTGCGGCTGGCCGCCGAACTCGACGGCGAAGGTGGCCCCGCGGCGGGGCAGCTGTACACGTTGATCGTCGCGGACGTCACCCAGCTGTGCGGCAGCCGATGGAACCTGGGCGCGCTGTACCTGCTGCCCGAACTCCGGGTGGACCGGTTCGGGCAGTTCCGCCGCCGGCGCGCCGAACTGCGCGAGCGCTATCGCGTCCTGGCCGCGACGGTGATCGCCGAGTACGCGGGGCCCGCCGACGCCGACGATCTGCCGTTCCGGCTGGCCGAGTCGACCATCAACCGGCGGTCCGACGACGGGGCCTGCCCGCCCGACCAACCGTGGATCAGCGCCGACGGCGCGCTGCGCACGCTGGGGTACGACGGCGATTTCGCGGTGCTGCGGGCGGCCGCCGAAACCCGACTCGCATTACAGACCGCGGCGGCGACGTAA
- a CDS encoding DUF1989 domain-containing protein has protein sequence MAETSSTEGARSHARAQAATAALRVPQTPNGVTELRWAEVVPAGSYATAVLGRGTRLRLADPAGGACAHLLLFRADAPWERLNVADTVKVPWQAYLGTGHPLLSDQGRVLATVVADTSHRHDTLCGPTPAGQAQLLLGVHKHGLDIRDVAPSVSFFKGTHVQADGGIAFTGTAGPGGSVDLLVHLPVVVVLSNSAHPLDPEPEVTDLDVLAWRADDELHTPANDAPEYLRALFNTESTWAAARNGDF, from the coding sequence ATGGCAGAAACCAGTTCGACCGAGGGTGCGCGGTCCCACGCTCGCGCCCAGGCCGCCACGGCGGCGCTGCGCGTCCCCCAGACCCCGAACGGAGTGACGGAGCTGCGGTGGGCCGAGGTAGTCCCGGCAGGCTCTTATGCCACCGCGGTGCTGGGCCGCGGAACCCGGCTGCGGCTGGCCGACCCCGCCGGCGGCGCCTGCGCCCACCTGCTGCTGTTCCGCGCCGACGCCCCGTGGGAGCGGCTCAACGTGGCCGATACCGTCAAGGTGCCCTGGCAGGCGTATCTCGGCACCGGCCATCCCCTGCTGTCCGATCAGGGCCGGGTACTGGCCACCGTCGTCGCCGACACGTCGCACCGGCACGACACGCTGTGCGGACCGACGCCGGCCGGGCAGGCGCAGCTACTGCTGGGTGTGCACAAGCACGGGCTGGACATCCGCGACGTCGCGCCGTCGGTGTCGTTCTTCAAGGGCACCCACGTGCAAGCCGACGGCGGCATCGCCTTCACCGGCACCGCGGGACCCGGAGGTTCGGTCGACCTGCTGGTGCATCTGCCGGTGGTGGTCGTGTTGTCCAACAGCGCGCACCCGCTCGACCCCGAACCCGAGGTGACCGATCTGGACGTGCTGGCCTGGCGCGCCGACGACGAATTGCACACCCCCGCCAACGACGCCCCCGAATACCTGCGCGCCCTGTTCAACACCGAAAGTACTTGGGCCGCAGCACGAAACGGAGACTTCTGA
- a CDS encoding urea amidolyase associated protein UAAP2, whose product MTTFEVPARAPWSAVVPAGHTLQIVDLHGNQAVDTLFYGVTQGRPDPALRYNAQTTVAAQRNIFLSTGSVLRASDGTALMTIVADEVGNHDTIAGACSKESNTLRYGHHTVHQHACAENFLAEATRWGMGKRDIVSNVNFFMYVPVEDDGTLGIVDGLSAPGKSLTLRAEIDTLVLVSNCPQINNPCNGFNPTPVQMVIA is encoded by the coding sequence ATGACCACGTTCGAGGTGCCCGCACGCGCACCCTGGTCGGCCGTCGTGCCCGCGGGCCACACGCTGCAGATCGTCGACCTGCACGGCAACCAGGCCGTGGACACCCTGTTCTACGGGGTCACGCAGGGCCGGCCCGATCCGGCATTGCGCTACAACGCGCAGACAACCGTTGCCGCCCAACGCAATATCTTCCTGTCCACCGGCTCGGTGCTGCGCGCCTCGGACGGCACCGCCCTGATGACCATCGTGGCGGACGAGGTCGGCAACCACGACACCATCGCGGGTGCCTGCTCCAAGGAGTCCAACACGCTGCGCTACGGTCACCACACCGTGCACCAGCACGCGTGCGCGGAGAACTTCCTCGCCGAGGCCACCCGGTGGGGCATGGGCAAGCGCGACATCGTGTCCAACGTCAACTTCTTCATGTACGTGCCGGTGGAGGACGACGGCACCCTGGGCATCGTGGACGGCCTGTCGGCGCCGGGCAAGTCGCTGACCCTGCGTGCCGAGATCGACACGCTGGTGCTGGTGTCCAACTGCCCGCAGATCAACAACCCGTGCAACGGTTTCAATCCGACACCGGTGCAGATGGTGATCGCGTGA